The sequence CCAGAAGGGCGGTGGCTGCTTTATTGTGTTGAAGATTTATTTGTACACACCTTAGACCCTCCATTTCGGCGTTTTACTGTTTGGTGGTGCTGAGATCAGCAGCCACCTCCTGGACCGTGTCGTCGAAGGACATGGGTGACATGGTGCCCTCCAGGTAGAGTTCCGCTAGGCCACGCAAATCCTCTGAGCCCGCCATCGATGAGATCGGTGACGACTCTCGAGCCATGCGCGGTCCGGCATAGTCCTCCCCGAATTGCACCATGCTCCCCGCCTCCTCCAACTGGCCCCCAGCCTCCTCCACAGGTGCGCCACTGGTTAGCAGCGCCTCCTGTTCCGGGCCCCCCCCTGTCGCCACAGCTACCGTAGCCTCTTGGGCTACCTCCCCCCCCTCCCTTGCTTCCCCGCAAGGCTCGACCTCAGCCCCCCCAAGCCCCTGCTCCCTCCCTTCTTCCAGGAGCTTGAAGTGGCTGGTGTCGAGCCCCGAGTGCAGAACATAGTCGGCCTCCTTGATGACGGTGGCCGACACCCGGTCCATCAGTACGATACGCCTGGTGGTCGGCCCCGACCCCACGGTGTCGACTATTTTCCACTCACTTGTGCGCAGTCCGGGGTGTTTCTTCTGCAACACTCTGAGGGCCCTCGCGATGTCCTGACTGCCATCGATCATCGTTCTCCAGGCCATCTTGACCGGTTTCGGCAGATCCTTGGCACTCACGACCTTCAGGCGCAGCCCGGCAATCTCCCCACCTCCGATTACCGTGCTGAGCCATGCCGCGGCATCCCTCCCCTTGCAGGTCACGTGGAGCGCGCCCCCCACGAGGTTGCCTAGCGTGATGTCGGGCATGGGTTCGGCGGCCTCATCAAGAAATAGGAGCAGGGCTCCTATGATGGCCGGCATATGCTCCTGCACCACCTTTACGGCTGGAAAGGCCACTGGGACGATGGCCATCTTCTCGCTCGCTGCAACTTCCGCGAACGACCCCCCCACCCTCGTTCTTTTGGAGTCACCAGCGAGCAGAGACGAGTCGCCACTGGCCCCCAGCGGCCTTTTATTCTGTAGCCTTCCCGCCCCACTTGTGGAGGGTCCGGCTACCGGTTGTGCGTCCACCTTTGCTCGCGCCTTCGCACGCCTCTTCTGCCTCCTGGACATAGCGGCTCCTCCACCCGACTGCATGCCCACGCCCGTAGGCATGGCCGTGCCGTCAAAGGCGCCCGGAGCATTGCCAGCAGGATTTGGAAGCGGTGCTCCCGCTCGCTTCTCGCAGTAGGCCATTGTTCCGCTGCCTACTCCTCCGGCACCTGCGCTAGTCGGTCCCCCTAGGGGAACTTGCTGAACGCATCCGCTTTTCAACCCTTGGGGAAAAGGTCGGGTGGTACCTTTGGAGTGGCCTGCTCCACCATGGCCCCTGGCTTTCGCGCCGTGCGCGTCCTCCGTCCTTGCGGACCTCCACACTCTGTCGCCACCTGCTCTCGCGTTCCTGTCAGGGACAGGCCCACTACCAGCTGGTGCGGCAGCCTTTGCGCTAAGCGCCTTTGCCTCATCCCGTACGGGTCCGGCTTTTCCTCCTGCTTCCGTCGTTTTAGGTAGATTGTTCTCCATAAAACCTCCATTGAAATTTTCAGCAGACTGGCTCCCCACCCTCCCTGGAGCCTCATATTTGGGATGCTTTGACACATCAGGGATACCAGGCTGCTATAGCATCCCAGAGTGCGTTGCCCATGAATCCGCACGGTGCCAAAACCATAGTCAGCTCCACAGCCGACACAGGAATCGTGCTCCGCCGATTACAGACCCCTACACCCCAGGACACTCGCCATGCGGCCATCTGACTGGACACAACAGCCGATTGATCTTGACTGGCTAAGACAAGACCTCCCGTGTGAGATGAATCTAGAGCCAAAGGAACTTCGTCTAACGGGGATAACGACTACAGACCCCCGCTTCGAAAAACCTGCTCCCAGGACCTCCTTCTCCACCCGTACGGGTCCCCGCGCACGGCACAAACACGCGGGTGGCATTCTACCGCTAATCATCCTTCTTTGTGGATGAGAAGCCCGCTGCGACATGCCACGTCATCGCTTACGGCTGATTATACGGGATATGGATCATTATTTGGGGCGCCTCCAACCTTCCCGCCACTGTAGGCTCGCCTCCGTTAAAGAAGACGCTCCTACAGTGGCTTCTCAGTATTGGCACGCAAATAAAGACCCATCTGAGGGATAGGGATAGGTTGGGATTACATGGAGGGTATTCTTTACACTGGTTCACCTACCTGGCCCAGTTGTAGATGGAGTCATGCGGATGACAACACCTACCTCCGAGCCCGATGTTCGATCCGTTGTAAAGCTTACCCCAAGGTGGCCCAACTGGTTGTTTCCGTTCTGCCTGTTTCTACGGTAGAACCAGGCAGTTAACAGGCAGTAACCTCGGGAAGGAGCACAACCAGTTTTGCCTCGAGGTTCTCCGCAACTTGTGCTCCCCCCGAGACCGTTCACCATGCTAACTACCGGACAGGTAGCTACCATAGAGACAGACCCATCGCAAGCAGCGACCGGTCGCAAATTATTCCTTGCACATGGACCCACCTCCGCCCAAGGGGCGGAAGGTAGAGTAGATTACACTGTTGTATTTTTGAGTTAGATAGGAGTTTGTGATGGCATATTGCTTAGAATGTCGGGTGGGTCATGTTTGGTTAGTCAACCAGTAACAAGCGAACGAGACGCAGCTTGTCCTAGCCCGGAGACAGCCAATCAAATCTCTTTGTTTCCAGCGGATTCAGCATGCACTGTTAAATATTCAACGATTTATCAATCAAATCGTCAAAGGTAAAGCAGCAGAAATGGTTGAACCACGGGCCGAGCCCGACACTGAAGCTAACCATTAAATAAAACCACGAGTTTAAGTCAAGTTTTGCTAAAATGTTGGACTCGTTTTGTCCACTCCCGCACACATTAATTTGTATGCAATTTGGAATGCATCGACATAAAATAAGTGAGTCAAATGACCCTTTTATTATCACCTTGTATGTAGTCAAATAAACAGCGGTGGTAATGTTTAGCAAAGTTCACTACAtcgttaaattaattatatgtgCATTTTGTACTGATATATTCGTTAACTGAGCAGACTACTAACGATCAAGAATTCATAATAAATCCACTCACTTATTTATACTCGAAAACGTCTACCGAAAAGTGACGGGCAAACTAACAGAGTAGCATGCGAATTGAATCTGAATACATTGTCGGCATAACTAAAGAGGTTGTCAGTGTTTGCTGCAGGCCGTAGGCCCAGACTCCATTTTATCCTGAACCCCCTTGCACTGCAAATTGATACGATACGACATCTGTGAGGGGTCGGAACGGTGCATGCGGGGGTCCGTTGAAATTTGCTATCTAATAGCATTGGGTTGTTCCAGGCGACTGCTTGACTGACAGTCCCCTGTGCGGATGTCGGTTGATACATTGCCATCGcacaacaaacaacaaaagCAATATCTATTTAGACAATTTACGGCGAAGGGTTTGGATTCTTAGCctgacattttattaaaatgaatcaagaGATCAACTCCATTTTTcgatttttcttttgttttcaaataTAGAACTCACTTATTTTCTGTCAGAATTgaaatctgatgatggaatctaTACCATAAGATAATCGACGGAACATCCTAGAATTCGTAGGTATTCGCATATTTTTCTATTACTCGTGTTGGTATTTTATGCCCTCCggccggaaagcgtcaactttcggtccgctgcgctaaacgaagctACCGCTTTCACACAATTCTGCACAATACAGCCCGGCCAGTACAAGAAAACCTCAAATCACAATGGTGGCtagtttttgaatttcgagtgctcgatCGTGTGACTCCCTTCAACAGTATCTCCACTACTAAGCATTTATTATAAAGTCAACTAAACAGTGGTCAAAAATTAGCATTTCGCGAATTACACAAATACACAGACTTTcaagtgacgaaatcgagcgctcaaaattcaaaaatcggccccatGTTTGTCTAAATTACTATGCGTTCTGAAACATTTCTTACAATACGACCAATGATAAAGGGAGTGTCATGGTCATGTCAACGACTGATacagatacttttggccttgACCTGGAAGTTTATTCGCCTGACCAATCAATCTGATGAATGACAATATAAATACTAAGAGCCTTATTGGTAAGCAAAATTTGGGTGCTAATGGGTTGAGCAAAGATGTCGAACttaataataagtaggtacattctGTCACAAAATAAATACGAGTTGGCTATCACATTCTTTACTTTACAGGTGTGTGTTGATGAAGTCGGTAAATGAAGTCACCCTGGCGAATGCTGATGGGAAAATCAGCTGGCAGCCGAACGCGATGCCGAAAGATGTGATTCCAACCTAGAGTTAAAAAAATGCACttaatgaaaaatgtttaacCACACAAAAGCAACATGAggacaaaataatacttataattaattaattaaccagGAGGCAGAAACACATAATGATCAAAACAAtgcagtgtgtaaatccaatacgggcaataaattaaaccagataaagaatttataatttacccgtGTTATTATGaataagaagtttttttaaagttacacTTAAAAATGACAGcgtacttaattttaaaaaaaataccgaacagcaatgtacttacctactgcaaaCATTAATAGACAACATTACGAGACATTACGAGATATGGGCTTTTATACTACCTGTCAAGCTGtcaacaagcgttgacagttacaataaaaagctcgtatctcgtcgCTTAAGCGTTGCGGAATTATTTTATACGGTTAATGTTTTaaatcattgtatttctaaacaAAAGTAATCttaatatacttcttaggtcctatgcCAGCACCGCTTGAaggtattgaatttacacactgtatagttTTATTACGGTTCTTTTTTATAGAGTCAAAAAAATCAGTCCTCCGGTTACAGAGAGCCTATCATAACAATCGTACAACAAcgatcaaaaagaaaaaatatatcggGGTATCGTGATGACAGATGCTAGGAAAAGTCACGTGATGGTTTCCATACTTCCGATTTCGATTTTATTTCactttcgattggcgttttccaTCACAAAAATTCAGTTGGCTAGGTCCTCTGGTTACGTAGCCAACGtttcaatcgttaacgctccgtagcgaacgaaacgctactgtcactgtcgcactaaagGCTAGTCGAGTGGCGAGAACATGGCGAGAATTTGTGACTTTGCATgcctaaagggtccttatgctctTATAAAATCAATCGCTTGACTATTTCTATCGCTCCCCGAGCCCCGTCCCTTTACAAAATTTATCCGTCTTGAGAAGGAATAGTTCATTGCATTATTCCTGCGACTTCAACTCCATCGATCTAAAATACCGCTATTTTAAATAGATGTTCAACTCACCAAAATAGGTCTTCCGTCCCTGTACACAGCCAAAGGTCCACCAGAGTCACCGCTGCAGGTGCCCACACCGCCGAACCCGCTGGTGCAGATGTTGGACTCTTGGATCACGAATGGAAAGCCGATGGAACAGGCGCTGTTGGTGATCACGTTAAGCGTGACGTGACTGAGATACTGGTTGGTTGTGAGGGAACCGCCTGCAATGCAAATAGGAACACACTTCTTCAGCTCAAatgtagagtcaaaccaagataagttgacaccaattttggcagcccagacagtgcaagtgttatcttaaacgtcaaacttctgtgaaattttgacgtttacttaacacttgcacaggctgggctatcaaaatctctgccaacttatcttggtctgactctacataAATCGAAAAGAAAAGCAGACACCGTAAGATTAATCTACTTTAATCTATTTTAGCCAATCTGTgaacatttcaactgtctatctatcacggttcatgagatacagcctggtcaCAGACAGGCAGTCAGAGAAACAGACAGAGGGACAGTGGaggcttagtaatagggtcccgtttttattaccctttgggtacggaaccctaaaaacgagaaCGGTTAATAGCTAAAACCAACCAAATGACATTATGTATATGTACCCAGTTAATCCCGATGGCTATAGTTACTCTCCggagtaaaaataattatggtaTCATAGAAATCTGGACTTTCTTATTTAATACGTACGACTTACCATCAGAAGTCAGACCAAATCCAGAAGCAATGGCAATTTCGCCAGCGAAGGTTTCGCTCAGCTGGGATCCTGACGGCAGAGCGATAGGGGCAATAGTTGCTGAAAACAAAAGTATTGTTTTTACGACAAGGCATTGACTGAGAAGGTACCAGGGTACCTTACAGGGTTACTGTACAGTTTGTACCTGTTGTGTACTAGGTTATATGGTGCTAAAAGTTGCATAAAATCGACATGATAAACGATGTAGCGAAATCTATAGAATAAATGACGATGGCGGGCACATACCTGACGTAGCAACCGCCGTAGGCAAGTAAATAACAGCAATGTCGTTGCGAATGAGCGCTGGGAGCCAACTGGGATGGGTCACTACAACGCTGGTCTGAAGCCTGGTGCCACCCGTGAACAGCTGCACGGTACCCAGCACTACTGTAAAGCGCCAGGCCTGGTGCTGCCCATCGGACCAGCAGTGGGCAGCCGTCAGCAGGCGTTGGTTGTTGACGAGTACGGCCCCGCAGACCGCTTGGCCGGTAAAGCCGATGAGGTCAATTAGAAGGCCAGCCTGCACGTGCAATAATTATAGGTTCAGACCTTGTTCAGACTACAATCTCTCACAAAGGTGAAGTAATTAAAACTGAACGGAcctttactaaattaaaatgtttcggCTATAATAGGTCCTTATAGTTCGtgacatccacgatgacgcgcatcagatttgtcaaatctaatctttaataacatgacattacgagtcaagttacgcgtcttcgtgaatgataaAATCTAtagtgtaggtacctactggtAAATATATGTTTCGGTGattttatatagatttattACTTTGGTATCACTGAAAACCCCCGGCAACATCATTAAAGGGGACTTCTTCTGGTCGCATAAccacttttgtcatatttttaattctcataatactttatgcataaaattgtaagtcataaaaatctttagtcagatTTATTCCTgcgcataactgggtttttgtcataaatgagttttgtcataatttttatagtcattaatttaattcgcataaaattttagcttaggttcgttaggtatgcataAAAACAATGACAACTGATatatatgtcatcaaatattatggctaaaaatgtatgacacaatatacatatgtaatatgacttttcatttgtacaAGACACTGAGATTATGACCAGAGATCGGACacatttgcgtcattgctcgcaagaatgtggacatgactccaaaattaatcaaatatgtaatcatttaattaatttcttacttgacttaaattttaattcctagtcaataaatacaaaagtttgttaaagtatagatttattaagaaaatgatcagtattttttccaaattttctgcagtcagtctatttctttttacatcaaaaatatacttaagtgctgaaaaactctgctcgcactccactgatgttaatagggcaaacttaagtagttttataggaatattattattccagtataattcagagtttattttctgttctaagttgtgggcgataacctcaaaatcgggataatctaaacaaagaacagaaaatatatataaaactacttaagtttgccccattaacatcagtggagtgcgagcgaagtttttcagcacttaagtatatttttgatgtaaaaagaaatagactgactgcagaaattttggaaaaaatactgattattttcgttaataaatctatactttaacaaacttttgtatttattgactaggaattaaaatttaagtcaagtaagaaattaattaaacatatttgattaattttggagtcatgtccagattattgcgagcaatgacgcaaattagTCCGATCtctgattatgacacaagttgttatgcgtacctatcaaagatatgacttaaacttttatgcaacccaatatggacccttATTAAAGCGCTATCtacttaaaaacaatttaaccctttgaaccaTTGAGGTATTAGTATTAGAGTCGGCATCCCTAaaaaatgtttccgcacctcaatgaagtgccggcacttcatttcGTTTAGGATGTCTCCGACTACTGAAGAGATGCCACACATgtgacaaaatttaaaaaaaatgcctttgtgcgttatgaaaatgtactCTAATAACTTTATACACTCGCGGTgttacgccattttctttggatcatagattacatttcgcagatgtaacacgtaggTACAGGTACTAATGATTAGAGTCTGGCTAGcgaaatattgttgacagatattttcatattgtatcaccaattgtctattaaaaaaaaaagctaaaagtctgttgtcaatttatgtcattcattcaaattgttcgcggtttataaggggtttattttaaataatattaataatgactataccgagtgagatccgcaaactattatttaagctcataaataattacgataATGTCCGAAGTCGATgtgaagcgttgtataacgaaaaacggcaatgtttacaagtcgtaaacaatttagtaggttggtgctctgttaatattttgatactttaagtactagttctaacattaACGTATGTctgattaagtacgtgaatttattaatacctgaatctcatgaactgaacaagtgtgtaaagaaaaggataaactagaagttcaggaaaatatcgataaaatcgaaacattggaacgtaacgagttactgaaaactaatatttagaagaaatctgtgaaATGACTGGCCAGTagtaaattgttataaaatatataaaaatatcttggcggaacatgtctatatatatctttgtactttacatagaGGTAGAAAATACatgagctgactttgagtgcacgtcaaTGTATGTTAActtatttccttaggtaccttacgtgtgcccagaaaatcaaacatattttctagaatcaaaactataatacctactacacatagtgtgaccagcccaagatttcTCAAATTTCCCGTGTCACATAGCGACATCTAGTGGTGTTAGCGTgacttcgttgtttttttttatttctcttagtgttatattttttttagaaatatgaaacatgatttaatttaattagtttagttacaaatataaatagttgtatttaagcatttctttctggatattgtgtcgttaggtaatgaaacctacatgttttaaaaggtagcacaatttgactgacaacacacagttctggctgaaaagagcactaaatttgaaatgtagggaaaaaaagaaggagaagaaaagaCGGCATGGGTTAGTGTCAGAATACtgatttgttacaaaattaaaatagatatttataaaactcagcgtggaaatttattgtcgccatacgaatatattatatagttcCGGAGATTCAGATTTGGTTTCTGGGTAAGCAATTCTCACAAAGTGTTTTCATTGCAAACCAGCTTAATCCAAATTCGGAAGACTAAGTTATTTATTCTTTCCAGATTTTAATAGGTCGAGGCAAATGTTGCTTTCCTTTGCCAAGTTGCTGAGGAAAGAGGAGCGTGCCCTTGAGCGTGGCAGGCTGATGTAAGAGACGGGTCTTCTCTTCGTCCAGTTCGGGACGCCTTCACGGCCATTGTTACGAGTTCCAAcccaaatgctatttttgactGCAGCAGACTTTTCTGTCGTCTGTCTTGTTCGTCAGGCGGAATGCAGAGGAGTTAATTCGGAGGAATAATCATCGTCTGTGGCAGCAGGTATGTGTTGGCCCTTAGGAAATCTTTTGGAAACCCTTAGAAAACCCTTAGGTAGCCCTTAAGAAGCTCATAGTTTACTTGTAGAACAAGTTTTGTCATTGTCATAGATCGGTAACCTTTtgcttttgtcacatttataatgaataattttaatatcataatcaaggtttactaaggtctgatggacagtgttgctcgccaaatttaatgcttaggtgtaacttttcatataatatttaccagaataaaatttaattaaacaactagtttgttggtgatttatcctatagtgtaagaatacagatataaatgaaccaacagctctaccgttagcagactgagctagaagttgaatttttagggtatgtaggagttttgaaagaagaaataaaacatatatcaAGGAACTCTCTTGTTTTTCTTtcctttagtacatccctaggtatatattatgtaaccAGCCGGGTACATTTCATAGATTTACAGGTTACACCCGccataatattgtgtaatatttcagtagccagactctacctaccttattgtttgcagaatattTACACAATGatgatatattactctttatctcgtaattttttgtaGCGTTTTTCTTATATTCAAAAAGTATAATATGCTACAAGCGCGATTTGATAAAAAatgctacgagtacgagagtcaaatTGAAAGAATTTAtggctatttttataaattttaatgttgtCACTGTCACACAGATACGTAAAACAATTTGAATTTTTCATGTAAggaaacaaataaattttatctagattctttacagtgcACTCAGTATGTAGACAGAAaatgtcataacagtttcgcgtCTGACCACCTATGCTtatattctttagcttagtgacagacgtcaaacgtcgaaaatggcggacactaTTTGTTCTCGATAACCtgtctagtacgt is a genomic window of Cydia pomonella isolate Wapato2018A chromosome 15, ilCydPomo1, whole genome shotgun sequence containing:
- the LOC133525678 gene encoding brachyurin-like codes for the protein MKLLLVTLLVVSAYAEYTEDTASTLTAFGYLTRYGVPRLEAIKAAEEAYNNNPESRIVGGAASSPGQFPYQAGLLIDLIGFTGQAVCGAVLVNNQRLLTAAHCWSDGQHQAWRFTVVLGTVQLFTGGTRLQTSVVVTHPSWLPALIRNDIAVIYLPTAVATSATIAPIALPSGSQLSETFAGEIAIASGFGLTSDGGSLTTNQYLSHVTLNVITNSACSIGFPFVIQESNICTSGFGGVGTCSGDSGGPLAVYRDGRPILVGITSFGIAFGCQLIFPSAFARVTSFTDFINTHL